In one Mycobacterium sp. NBC_00419 genomic region, the following are encoded:
- the rraA gene encoding ribonuclease E activity regulator RraA: MTVAFRPTADLVDDIGPEVRSCDVQFRQFGGRQEFAGPISTVRCFEDNALLKSVLSESGDGRVLVIDGAASVHAALVGDVIAELGRSNGWAGVIVHGAVRDASTLRTLDIGIKALGTNPRKSTKTGAGERDVPVSFGGVTFTPGELAYSDDDGIVVTPAG; encoded by the coding sequence GTGACCGTCGCCTTCCGCCCGACCGCCGACCTCGTCGACGACATCGGACCCGAGGTCCGCAGCTGCGATGTCCAGTTCCGCCAGTTCGGCGGTCGCCAGGAGTTCGCCGGGCCGATCAGCACGGTGCGCTGCTTTGAAGACAACGCCTTGCTCAAGTCGGTACTGTCCGAGTCCGGCGACGGCCGCGTTCTGGTCATCGACGGTGCGGCATCCGTGCACGCCGCCCTGGTCGGCGATGTCATCGCCGAGTTGGGGCGCTCCAATGGCTGGGCCGGCGTGATCGTGCACGGCGCGGTACGCGACGCCTCGACGCTGCGCACCCTCGACATCGGCATCAAGGCGCTGGGCACCAATCCGCGCAAGAGCACAAAGACCGGTGCCGGCGAGCGCGATGTGCCCGTGAGTTTCGGGGGCGTCACCTTCACCCCGGGTGAGCTTGCCTACAGCGACGACGACGGTATCGTCGTCACCCCGGCTGGCTAA
- a CDS encoding TetR/AcrR family transcriptional regulator: protein MSAVSPTRSRGRRATRPSGDERESAILTTLERMLEQRPFAEISVDDLAKGAGLSRPTFYFYFASKDAVLVRLFERMITAADPAALKAADPTAADNPAQVWRDGIFAFFEVLRPHRNVALAGLTAMGSSPGLRQLWSRFMTAWIDHTATLIEAERARGAAPNTIPARDLATALNLMNERVVFASQGDQEPTLPEDAALDAVAHVWVTSIYGTVQNMTNATS from the coding sequence GTGTCCGCCGTCAGTCCGACCCGCTCTCGAGGCCGCCGCGCCACCCGTCCCTCGGGTGACGAACGCGAGTCGGCGATCCTCACCACGCTGGAGCGAATGCTCGAGCAGCGGCCGTTCGCCGAGATCTCGGTCGACGACCTCGCCAAGGGCGCGGGCCTGTCGCGGCCGACCTTCTACTTCTACTTCGCGTCCAAGGACGCCGTCCTGGTGCGGCTGTTCGAGCGGATGATCACGGCCGCCGACCCGGCGGCCCTGAAGGCAGCCGACCCGACGGCCGCCGACAATCCCGCACAGGTGTGGCGCGACGGCATCTTCGCGTTCTTCGAAGTGTTGCGGCCACACCGCAACGTGGCGCTGGCCGGGCTGACCGCGATGGGGTCGAGCCCCGGCCTACGGCAGTTGTGGTCGAGGTTCATGACGGCGTGGATTGATCACACCGCCACTCTCATCGAGGCCGAGCGGGCCCGCGGCGCAGCGCCGAACACCATCCCGGCACGCGACCTCGCGACGGCGCTGAACCTGATGAACGAGCGCGTCGTATTCGCCTCGCAGGGCGACCAGGAGCCCACCCTGCCCGAGGACGCCGCTCTCGACGCCGTCGCGCACGTCTGGGTGACGAGCATCTACGGCACCGTGCAGAACATGACGAACGCCACTTCTTAA
- a CDS encoding Rv3852 family protein has protein sequence MAEAQDQPEQGGATPPEPQQPEEAVAKKAPAKKAPAKKAVKKAPAKKAPAKKAPAKKVAPPALEAPATHAALAAGNGSPPVAEAAREAAANAKSTVEQAASPLSTPSVPAVPEPGRSPLPFAVAFAVTVLLALLIRRLRR, from the coding sequence ATGGCAGAAGCTCAGGACCAGCCCGAACAGGGTGGTGCCACGCCGCCGGAGCCGCAACAGCCCGAGGAGGCCGTCGCGAAGAAGGCTCCGGCCAAGAAGGCACCGGCCAAGAAGGCGGTGAAGAAGGCGCCCGCCAAGAAGGCGCCCGCGAAGAAGGCACCGGCGAAGAAGGTTGCCCCGCCGGCGCTCGAGGCACCGGCCACCCACGCGGCACTGGCCGCCGGCAACGGATCCCCGCCGGTCGCCGAGGCGGCCCGGGAAGCAGCCGCCAACGCGAAGTCGACGGTGGAGCAGGCCGCCAGCCCGCTGTCGACGCCGTCGGTACCGGCCGTCCCGGAGCCGGGCCGGTCCCCGCTGCCGTTCGCGGTGGCATTCGCCGTCACCGTCCTGCTCGCGTTGCTCATCCGGCGGCTGCGTCGGTGA
- a CDS encoding flavin-containing monooxygenase, with product MTEHVDVVIVGAGISGISAAWHLKDRCPGKTFVVLERRSNLGGTWDLFKYPGIRSDSDMFTLGFRFKPWTDTKAIADGPSIMRYLQETVREYGIDRHIRYDQRVVSAEWSSADNQWTVRVQADGEQRDITCSFLFACSGYYNYDEGYSPEFPGAQDFTGTVVHPQHWPEDLDYTCKQVVVIGSGATAVTLIPALANSGAAHVTMLQRSPTYIGALPDVDPFASRVSKVLPDKPAYVVNRWKSILFQSAQYRLARRFPDFMRKQLMTMAQRRLPEGYDVEKHFGPAYKVWDERLCLAPNGDLFRTIRKGHAEVVTDTIERFTATGIKLSSGRELEADIIVTATGLNLQLFGGAEIRKDGQPLDLTTTMAYKGMMLSGVPNMAFTIGYTNASWTLKADLVSEFVCRVLNHMDAGGFDHVEPGSPDAGVDERPLLDFTPGYVLRALDRLPKAGSRAPWRLKQNYLLDLRLIRHGKVDDEALQFSRQLAAVRV from the coding sequence ATGACCGAACACGTCGATGTGGTGATCGTGGGCGCAGGGATCTCCGGAATCAGCGCCGCCTGGCATTTGAAGGACCGCTGCCCGGGCAAGACCTTCGTGGTGCTCGAACGCCGGTCCAATCTCGGCGGCACCTGGGATCTGTTCAAGTACCCCGGTATCCGCTCGGACTCCGACATGTTCACCCTCGGTTTCCGGTTCAAGCCGTGGACCGACACCAAGGCGATCGCCGACGGGCCGTCGATCATGCGCTATCTGCAGGAGACCGTGCGCGAGTACGGCATCGACCGGCACATCCGCTACGACCAGCGCGTCGTCAGTGCCGAGTGGTCGAGTGCCGATAACCAGTGGACCGTGCGGGTCCAAGCCGACGGCGAACAACGCGACATCACCTGCTCGTTCCTGTTTGCCTGCAGCGGCTACTACAACTACGACGAGGGCTATTCGCCCGAGTTCCCCGGCGCGCAGGACTTCACCGGCACCGTCGTGCACCCGCAACACTGGCCCGAGGACCTCGACTACACCTGCAAGCAGGTCGTCGTCATCGGCAGTGGTGCCACCGCAGTGACTCTCATTCCGGCGCTTGCGAATTCGGGTGCCGCACACGTGACCATGCTGCAGCGCTCACCCACCTACATCGGGGCGCTGCCCGATGTCGACCCGTTCGCCAGCAGGGTCAGCAAGGTACTGCCCGACAAACCCGCCTACGTGGTGAACCGGTGGAAGAGCATCCTGTTCCAGTCCGCCCAGTACCGGTTGGCCCGGCGCTTCCCCGACTTCATGCGCAAGCAGTTGATGACGATGGCGCAGCGCCGGTTGCCGGAAGGCTACGACGTCGAGAAGCACTTCGGCCCGGCCTACAAGGTGTGGGACGAGCGACTGTGCCTGGCCCCCAACGGCGATCTGTTCCGGACCATCCGCAAGGGCCACGCCGAGGTGGTGACCGACACCATCGAGCGTTTCACCGCGACGGGGATCAAGCTGAGCTCCGGGCGTGAACTGGAAGCCGACATCATCGTCACCGCAACGGGTCTGAACCTCCAGCTCTTCGGTGGGGCGGAGATCCGCAAGGACGGGCAACCCCTGGACCTGACCACCACCATGGCTTACAAGGGCATGATGCTCTCCGGCGTGCCGAACATGGCGTTCACGATCGGTTACACCAACGCCTCGTGGACCCTCAAGGCCGACCTGGTCTCCGAATTCGTCTGTCGCGTACTGAATCACATGGATGCCGGCGGATTCGATCACGTCGAACCCGGCAGTCCGGACGCCGGGGTCGACGAACGTCCGCTGCTGGACTTCACGCCCGGGTACGTACTGCGCGCGCTGGACCGTCTGCCCAAGGCCGGCTCACGGGCGCCGTGGCGACTCAAGCAGAACTATCTGCTGGACCTTCGGTTGATCCGGCACGGCAAGGTCGACGACGAAGCGCTGCAGTTCTCCAGACAGCTTGCGGCGGTGCGGGTTTAG
- a CDS encoding LLM class F420-dependent oxidoreductase codes for MRFAFKTSPQNTTWADMLAVWQAADDIEVYESGWTFDHFYPIFADPSGPCLEGWTTLTALAQATTRLRLGTLVTGIHYRHPAVLANMAAALDIISGGRLELGIGAGWNEEESGAYGIELGSIKERFDRFEEACQVLKGLLSQETTDFDGKYYQLKAARNEPKGPQRPHPPICIGGSGEKRTLRITAKYADHWNFVGGPPEEFARKRDVLKAHCADVGRNPKDIMLSAHVRLDPERGYRGVIEDSIALGAEGLDLAIVYLPTPHDPAVLEPLAEAIRDSGLWRPAD; via the coding sequence GTGCGATTCGCGTTCAAAACATCACCGCAGAACACCACCTGGGCCGACATGCTGGCGGTCTGGCAGGCCGCCGACGATATCGAGGTCTACGAGTCCGGCTGGACGTTCGACCACTTCTATCCGATCTTCGCCGACCCGTCGGGCCCGTGCCTGGAGGGCTGGACCACGCTGACCGCCTTGGCGCAGGCGACCACGCGGCTGCGGCTCGGCACGCTGGTGACGGGCATCCACTATCGCCACCCGGCCGTGCTGGCCAATATGGCAGCGGCGCTGGACATCATCTCGGGCGGGCGGCTCGAACTCGGCATCGGCGCCGGGTGGAACGAAGAAGAGTCCGGCGCCTACGGCATCGAGCTGGGCAGCATCAAGGAGCGCTTCGACCGTTTCGAAGAGGCCTGCCAGGTCCTCAAGGGTCTGTTGAGCCAGGAAACTACGGACTTCGACGGCAAGTACTACCAACTGAAGGCTGCCCGCAACGAGCCCAAGGGGCCACAACGTCCGCATCCGCCGATCTGTATCGGTGGCAGCGGTGAGAAGCGGACCCTGCGGATCACCGCCAAGTACGCCGACCACTGGAACTTCGTCGGTGGACCACCCGAGGAATTCGCCCGCAAGCGCGACGTGCTGAAGGCGCACTGTGCCGACGTCGGCCGCAACCCGAAGGACATCATGCTGTCGGCGCATGTGCGCCTGGACCCCGAACGCGGATACCGCGGCGTGATCGAGGATTCCATCGCGCTGGGCGCCGAAGGACTGGACCTTGCGATCGTGTACCTGCCGACCCCGCACGACCCGGCGGTCCTCGAACCGTTGGCGGAGGCGATCCGCGATTCCGGGCTGTGGCGTCCGGCCGACTGA
- the ponA2 gene encoding transglycosylase/D,D-transpeptidase PonA2 — MSEEQPGLPTRRTTVARLALYCLLAGVLVAGLLFPLVGGAGLVINNASDVAAQDSAQLMEGEVPTVSTMVDAAGNPIAWIYTQRRWPVTTDRIADTMKLAIVSIEDKRFADHNGMDIQGTLTGLAGFLKGDVDTRGGSTIEQQYIKNYNLLVNAQTDAERRAAVETTPARKLREIRMALALDKVLSKPEILTRYLNLVSFGNGAYGVQDAAKTYFAVNAADLNWQQAALLAGMVQSTSSLNPYTNPDAALARRNLVLDTMIENLPDKADELRAARAQPLGILPQPATLPEGCIAAGDRGFFCDYVLQYLARAGISKADIARNGYLIKTTLDPKVQNSVKKAIDSVASPTLDGVASVMTVIRPGQDAHKVLAMGDNRGYGLRLDAGETVQPQPFSLAGDGAGSIFKIFTTAAALEMGMGINAQLEVPPTFQGKGLGTSGTPGCPPDTWCVKNAGGYRTPMSVTDALAQSPNTAFARLIQQVGVPRAVDMAVKLGLRSYAEPGTARAYDPEKNESLADFIKRQNLGSFTLGPFQLNALELSNVAATLASGGMWCPPSPIAEIFDRSGKPVAVETSKCEQVVPPGLANTMANALSKDSTGGTAASSAGSVGWSLPMAGKTGTTESHRSSGFLGFTNQYAAANYIFDDSPKPGGLCSWPLRKCGYGNLYGGNEPARTWFTAMKPIAEDFGPIALPPTDPRYVDGGPGSEVPSITGLSVDAAKRRIRDAGFQVSDLPTPINSYASKGSVVGTTPKGKTIPGSIITINTSNGIAPAPPPMALPPPPPDAPPPPDGLPPPPDVQIIEIPGLPPITIPMFPPPAPPPPPPPPEPPPPPPPPPPPEAPPPPP, encoded by the coding sequence ATGTCGGAGGAGCAACCGGGGTTGCCGACCAGGAGAACCACCGTGGCACGGCTGGCGCTGTACTGCCTGCTCGCCGGCGTACTCGTTGCCGGGTTGCTGTTCCCGCTTGTCGGCGGCGCCGGGCTGGTGATCAACAATGCCTCCGATGTGGCGGCCCAGGATTCGGCTCAACTCATGGAAGGCGAAGTGCCCACCGTCTCGACCATGGTGGACGCCGCGGGCAACCCGATCGCCTGGATCTACACCCAGCGGCGCTGGCCGGTCACCACCGACCGGATCGCCGACACGATGAAACTGGCGATCGTCTCCATCGAGGACAAGCGATTTGCCGATCACAACGGGATGGACATCCAGGGCACGCTGACGGGTCTGGCCGGCTTTCTGAAGGGCGACGTCGACACCCGCGGCGGCTCGACGATCGAGCAGCAGTACATCAAGAACTACAACCTTCTGGTCAACGCGCAGACCGATGCCGAGCGGCGGGCCGCCGTCGAGACCACGCCGGCCCGCAAGCTCCGCGAGATCCGGATGGCACTGGCGCTGGACAAGGTGCTGTCCAAGCCCGAGATCCTGACCCGGTATCTGAACCTGGTGTCCTTCGGCAACGGCGCCTACGGCGTCCAGGACGCCGCGAAGACCTATTTCGCGGTCAACGCCGCCGACCTGAACTGGCAGCAGGCCGCACTGTTGGCCGGGATGGTGCAGTCGACCAGTTCGCTCAACCCGTACACCAATCCCGATGCCGCACTTGCCCGCCGCAACCTGGTGCTCGACACCATGATCGAGAACCTGCCCGACAAGGCCGACGAACTGCGCGCCGCCCGCGCACAACCGCTGGGCATCCTGCCCCAGCCCGCGACGCTGCCGGAGGGCTGCATCGCCGCCGGCGACCGCGGATTCTTCTGTGACTACGTCCTGCAGTACCTGGCCAGGGCCGGCATCAGCAAGGCCGACATCGCCCGCAACGGCTACCTGATCAAGACCACGCTGGACCCCAAGGTGCAGAACAGCGTCAAGAAGGCGATCGACTCGGTCGCCAGCCCGACCCTGGACGGCGTGGCCAGCGTCATGACGGTGATCCGGCCGGGCCAAGACGCCCACAAGGTGCTGGCCATGGGCGACAACCGCGGCTACGGCCTGCGGCTGGATGCCGGTGAAACAGTTCAGCCACAACCATTTTCGTTGGCCGGAGACGGCGCCGGATCGATCTTCAAGATCTTCACGACAGCCGCCGCCCTCGAGATGGGCATGGGTATCAACGCTCAACTCGAGGTGCCGCCCACTTTTCAGGGCAAAGGGCTGGGGACCAGCGGCACTCCCGGCTGCCCGCCCGACACCTGGTGTGTGAAGAACGCGGGCGGCTACCGCACGCCGATGAGCGTCACCGACGCGCTGGCGCAGTCGCCCAACACCGCGTTCGCCCGCCTGATCCAGCAGGTCGGTGTGCCGCGCGCGGTGGACATGGCGGTCAAGCTCGGGCTGCGCTCCTACGCCGAGCCGGGCACCGCCCGCGCCTACGATCCGGAGAAGAACGAGAGCCTGGCCGACTTCATCAAGCGGCAGAACCTGGGTTCGTTCACGCTGGGCCCGTTCCAGCTCAACGCGCTGGAGCTGTCCAACGTCGCCGCCACCTTGGCCTCGGGCGGAATGTGGTGCCCGCCAAGCCCGATCGCCGAGATCTTCGATCGAAGTGGCAAACCGGTCGCGGTCGAAACCTCGAAGTGCGAACAGGTCGTGCCGCCGGGGTTGGCCAACACCATGGCCAACGCGCTGAGTAAGGACTCCACCGGCGGCACCGCCGCGAGTTCGGCGGGCTCGGTGGGCTGGAGCCTGCCGATGGCGGGTAAGACCGGAACCACCGAGTCGCACCGCTCCTCGGGATTCCTCGGCTTCACGAACCAGTACGCGGCGGCGAACTACATCTTCGACGACTCACCCAAGCCGGGCGGGCTGTGCTCCTGGCCGCTGCGCAAATGCGGGTACGGCAACCTCTACGGCGGCAACGAGCCGGCCCGGACGTGGTTCACGGCGATGAAGCCGATCGCCGAGGACTTCGGTCCAATCGCGTTGCCCCCCACCGATCCCCGCTATGTCGACGGCGGCCCCGGCAGCGAGGTGCCCAGCATCACCGGACTCAGTGTCGACGCGGCGAAGAGGCGTATACGTGACGCCGGATTCCAGGTCTCCGACCTGCCGACGCCGATCAACAGCTACGCATCCAAGGGATCGGTCGTCGGCACCACCCCGAAGGGCAAGACCATCCCGGGCTCGATCATCACCATCAACACCAGCAATGGCATCGCGCCGGCGCCGCCACCGATGGCTCTGCCCCCGCCGCCACCGGACGCCCCGCCGCCACCGGATGGCCTGCCGCCCCCACCGGACGTCCAGATCATCGAGATACCGGGCCTGCCGCCGATCACGATCCCGATGTTCCCGCCGCCGGCCCCGCCGCCACCACCCCCACCACCGGAGCCACCCCCGCCACCGCCACCACCACCACCGCCGGAGGCCCCGCCGCCACCGCCGTAG
- a CDS encoding ArsR/SmtB family transcription factor codes for MPSTVPGGTERPLYEIKANLFKALAHPARIRVLEILSANARATTVSEILAHTDIEPTLLSQHLAVLKRHQVVRAERVGNAVYYELAHPSIRDLLVIARAFLADTLKSQQQQLEAFAALPPIGGPK; via the coding sequence GTGCCCAGCACCGTTCCCGGCGGAACCGAACGGCCGCTCTACGAGATCAAGGCCAACCTGTTCAAGGCGCTGGCCCATCCGGCCCGCATCCGGGTCCTGGAAATCCTGTCGGCCAACGCCCGCGCCACCACGGTCAGCGAGATCCTCGCCCACACCGATATCGAGCCCACCCTGCTGTCGCAGCATCTGGCCGTCCTCAAGCGCCACCAGGTGGTCCGCGCCGAACGGGTCGGCAACGCGGTCTACTACGAGCTCGCCCACCCCTCGATCCGCGACCTGCTCGTGATCGCCCGCGCCTTCCTGGCCGACACCCTCAAATCCCAGCAGCAACAGCTCGAGGCGTTCGCCGCGCTACCGCCGATCGGCGGGCCCAAGTGA
- the dinB gene encoding DNA polymerase IV codes for MFVSGGLATILHADLDSFYASVEQRDDPTLRGRPVIVGGGVVLAASYEAKAYGVRTAMGGQQARRLCPAAIVVPPRMSAYSRASAAVFEVFGDVTPLVEPLSVDEAFLDVSGLRRLSGDPVQIGARLREQVRDRVGLPITVGIARTKFLAKVASQQAKPDGLLLVSPDAELEFLHPLPVRSLWGVGAKTAEKLQSHGIHTVAQVAELGESTLAALVGGAMGRQLFALSRNIDRRRVQTGSQRRSVGAQRALGRRRMPPAELDAVVVGLVDRITRRMRAAQRTGRTVVLRLRFDDFDRVTRSRTMPRATASTEAVLATARALVGEAAPLIAERGITLIGFAVSNIDRDGAQQLELPLDGPQPDLLDLDAAVDRVRRRYGNSAVTRGVLVGRDPGLEMPQLPD; via the coding sequence ATGTTCGTGTCCGGCGGTCTGGCGACCATCCTGCACGCTGACCTCGACTCGTTCTACGCATCGGTGGAGCAGCGTGATGACCCGACGCTGCGCGGCCGGCCCGTGATCGTCGGCGGCGGTGTCGTGCTGGCCGCCAGCTATGAGGCCAAGGCGTACGGCGTGCGCACGGCGATGGGCGGCCAGCAGGCTCGTCGGCTGTGCCCGGCCGCCATCGTCGTCCCGCCCCGGATGTCGGCCTACAGCCGCGCCAGCGCGGCCGTGTTCGAGGTGTTCGGTGACGTCACCCCGCTGGTCGAGCCGCTCTCGGTGGACGAGGCGTTCCTCGACGTCTCCGGGCTCCGCCGGCTCAGCGGCGACCCGGTACAGATCGGGGCGCGGCTGCGCGAGCAGGTTCGCGATCGGGTGGGACTGCCCATCACGGTGGGCATTGCGCGCACCAAGTTCCTGGCGAAGGTGGCCAGCCAGCAGGCCAAACCGGATGGGCTGCTGCTGGTTTCGCCCGACGCCGAGCTCGAGTTCCTGCATCCGCTGCCCGTGCGCAGCTTGTGGGGTGTCGGCGCCAAGACCGCGGAAAAGCTCCAGTCGCACGGCATCCACACCGTCGCCCAGGTGGCCGAACTCGGCGAGTCGACGTTGGCCGCACTGGTCGGCGGCGCGATGGGCAGGCAGCTTTTCGCGCTGTCGCGCAACATCGACCGCCGACGGGTGCAGACCGGCAGCCAGCGCCGGTCGGTGGGAGCGCAGCGGGCCCTGGGCAGGCGTCGGATGCCGCCCGCCGAACTCGACGCTGTGGTCGTCGGCCTGGTGGACCGGATCACCCGGCGGATGCGGGCAGCGCAGCGCACGGGACGGACCGTCGTGCTCCGGTTGCGCTTCGACGACTTCGATCGGGTCACCCGCTCACGCACAATGCCGCGGGCGACGGCGTCGACCGAGGCCGTGTTGGCGACGGCCCGGGCGCTCGTCGGGGAGGCGGCGCCGCTGATCGCCGAGCGGGGCATCACGCTGATCGGGTTCGCGGTCTCCAACATCGACCGCGACGGGGCCCAGCAGCTGGAGTTGCCGCTCGACGGTCCGCAACCCGACCTGCTCGACCTCGATGCCGCGGTCGACAGAGTGCGCCGCCGCTACGGCAACTCGGCGGTGACCCGCGGCGTGCTGGTGGGCCGGGACCCCGGCCTGGAGATGCCTCAGCTTCCAGACTGA
- a CDS encoding SulP family inorganic anion transporter: MIATAAGSIARLLPHRSDYAGLSRSWRRDILAGVTVGVVALPLALAFGISSGVGAAAGLITAVIAGLVAAVFGGSHVQVSGPTGAMAVVLAPIVALHGIGSVALVTVLAGVVVLTAGISGLGRAVTFIPWPVIEGFTLGIAAIIFLQQVPAAFGTTSPAGQRTLVAAWNVVAHAEWGSAWRTLAVVAFVAVLMLGLPLVHRSIPESLTAVVAATVIVVAFHIPVASIGALPSHLPAPVMPHADLGSARTLLGAALAIAALAAIESLLSARVAATMSPTGPYDPDRELVGQGLASVASGLFGGMPATGAIARTAVNVRSGARTRVSAIVHSVLLLGIVYLATGPVAAIPLSALAGVLMVTSFRMISVTTVRKILRSTRSDAATFVLTAFVTIGFDLIEAVEIGLLFAAFFALRTVARRSSVVREELPGPSQPGDERIALLRLDGAMFFGAAERISGAITDAERPEVTVVIIRMSQLGMLDATGAHTLAEIAEELESRGITVIIKGVRPEHMTLLENMGIVDALRHENHLIDSFDEAIAHARSHVAHAANPG; the protein is encoded by the coding sequence GTGATCGCCACAGCGGCAGGCAGCATCGCCCGGCTGCTGCCCCACCGCAGTGACTACGCAGGCCTGTCCCGGTCATGGCGTCGCGACATCCTGGCCGGGGTCACCGTCGGGGTGGTGGCACTGCCGCTGGCCCTGGCGTTCGGCATCAGCTCCGGAGTGGGTGCGGCCGCCGGTCTCATCACCGCCGTCATCGCCGGCCTGGTCGCCGCGGTGTTCGGCGGATCCCACGTCCAGGTGTCCGGGCCGACGGGCGCGATGGCAGTGGTGCTGGCGCCGATCGTCGCCCTGCACGGGATCGGCAGCGTGGCGCTGGTGACCGTGCTGGCCGGAGTGGTCGTGCTGACCGCGGGCATCTCCGGTCTGGGACGCGCGGTCACCTTCATCCCGTGGCCGGTCATCGAGGGCTTCACCCTCGGCATCGCCGCCATCATCTTCTTGCAGCAGGTTCCCGCCGCGTTCGGCACCACTTCCCCGGCCGGCCAGCGCACGCTGGTGGCGGCGTGGAATGTCGTCGCCCACGCCGAATGGGGTTCGGCGTGGCGGACTTTGGCGGTCGTCGCCTTCGTCGCCGTCCTGATGCTCGGCCTGCCCCTCGTGCACCGCAGCATCCCGGAGTCGCTGACCGCCGTCGTCGCCGCCACGGTGATCGTGGTGGCCTTCCACATCCCGGTCGCCAGCATCGGGGCACTGCCGTCGCATCTGCCGGCCCCGGTCATGCCGCACGCCGACCTCGGGTCGGCGCGGACACTGCTCGGCGCCGCGCTGGCCATCGCCGCACTGGCGGCGATCGAGTCGCTGCTGTCGGCCCGGGTGGCGGCCACCATGTCGCCGACCGGTCCGTACGACCCTGACCGTGAGCTCGTCGGACAGGGGCTGGCCTCGGTGGCCTCGGGCCTATTCGGTGGCATGCCCGCCACCGGCGCGATTGCCCGCACCGCGGTCAACGTGCGCTCCGGTGCGCGCACCCGGGTGTCGGCGATCGTGCACTCGGTTCTGCTGCTCGGCATCGTGTACCTGGCGACCGGGCCGGTGGCCGCAATTCCGTTGTCCGCCTTGGCCGGCGTGCTGATGGTGACCTCGTTCCGGATGATCTCGGTGACGACGGTGCGCAAGATCCTGCGCTCGACCCGGTCGGACGCGGCCACGTTCGTCCTGACGGCGTTCGTCACGATCGGCTTCGACCTGATCGAAGCGGTGGAGATCGGCCTGCTCTTCGCGGCGTTCTTCGCGCTGCGGACCGTGGCGCGGCGCAGCAGTGTGGTGCGCGAGGAGCTGCCCGGCCCGAGTCAGCCCGGTGACGAGCGCATCGCGTTGCTCCGCCTTGATGGCGCGATGTTCTTCGGTGCGGCCGAACGCATTTCGGGAGCGATCACCGATGCGGAGCGTCCCGAGGTCACCGTCGTGATCATCCGGATGTCACAGCTGGGCATGCTCGACGCCACCGGCGCGCACACCCTGGCCGAGATCGCCGAGGAACTCGAGTCCCGCGGAATCACGGTGATCATCAAGGGAGTGCGGCCCGAGCACATGACCCTGCTGGAGAACATGGGGATCGTCGACGCGCTGCGCCACGAGAACCACCTGATCGATTCCTTCGACGAGGCCATCGCCCACGCCCGCTCGCACGTGGCGCACGCCGCCAACCCGGGTTGA
- a CDS encoding PHP domain-containing protein: MDPVAALREIAYYKDRAREDSRRVMAYRKAADIVEALDETARDRHATANTWQSIPGIGPKTATVIAQAVGGEIPDALVELRSTATDLGGGHIRTAIRGDLHCHSNWSDGSAPIEEMMLTAAALGHEYCALTDHSPRLRIANGLSAERLRRQLDIIDELREKVAPLRILTGIEVDILDDGTLDQDSELLDRLDIVVASVHSKLSMDAPSMTRRMVRAVTNSRVNVLGHCTGRLVTGSRGIRAESSFDAEKVFHACHTHRTAVEINSRPERRDPPTRLLNLALEIGCEFSIDTDAHAPGQLDFLGYGAQRALDADVPVDRIINTWSADKLVGWAQSGS, from the coding sequence ATGGACCCGGTGGCCGCCCTGCGCGAGATCGCGTACTACAAGGACCGCGCGCGGGAGGACTCCCGACGTGTGATGGCCTACCGCAAGGCTGCCGACATCGTCGAAGCCCTCGACGAGACCGCGCGTGACCGGCACGCCACGGCCAACACCTGGCAGTCGATCCCCGGGATCGGACCCAAGACCGCCACCGTCATCGCCCAGGCCGTCGGTGGCGAGATCCCCGACGCGCTTGTCGAATTGCGCTCGACGGCAACGGATCTCGGAGGCGGGCACATCAGGACTGCCATCCGGGGCGATCTGCACTGTCATTCCAACTGGTCGGACGGCTCCGCCCCGATCGAGGAGATGATGCTCACCGCCGCGGCGCTGGGACACGAGTACTGTGCGCTGACCGACCACTCGCCGCGCCTCAGGATCGCCAACGGGCTGTCGGCTGAGCGCCTGCGTCGCCAGCTCGACATCATCGACGAGCTGCGCGAGAAGGTGGCGCCGCTGCGCATCCTGACCGGCATCGAGGTCGACATTCTCGACGACGGCACCCTCGATCAGGATTCTGAGCTGCTCGACCGCCTCGACATCGTGGTGGCCAGCGTGCACTCCAAGCTCTCGATGGACGCCCCGTCGATGACGCGGCGCATGGTGCGCGCGGTGACCAACTCCCGCGTCAACGTGCTCGGGCACTGCACGGGCCGGCTGGTGACGGGCAGTCGCGGCATCCGGGCCGAGTCGAGTTTCGACGCGGAGAAGGTGTTTCACGCCTGCCACACGCACCGGACGGCCGTCGAGATCAACTCCCGCCCGGAGCGTCGCGACCCACCGACCCGGTTGCTGAACCTCGCCCTGGAGATCGGCTGCGAGTTCTCCATCGACACCGACGCCCACGCGCCCGGCCAGCTGGACTTCCTGGGCTACGGCGCACAGCGCGCGCTGGACGCCGACGTCCCCGTCGACCGGATCATCAACACCTGGTCGGCGGACAAGCTCGTCGGCTGGGCTCAGTCTGGAAGCTGA